Part of the Dehalococcoidales bacterium genome is shown below.
CCCCGGTCTTAGAACAGGGTTTACTTTCCCGACAGTCAGCAGCGATTCGACGCAATCTCGAATGGAATCGTCCAATGACCTAAAAGTAATGGGTACTACCGAGCGAATGCGGTCGTTACGGAGATCGGTGCCCCAGTAAACCGCCCGTCGCTCGCTGGACCGACGCAGGGCTTCCTCATCCAGATCTTCTGTCAGCTCAGGTGTCGCGTATCCGAGTTCAGGGAGCAGCCTGTCGATACTTCTGCAAACGTCCTCAATGTCTATCCGGTCAGTTGAGTATGCGATGTAACGTTCTCCGTTTTTAACGAAGACACTTTCCAGAAGACCGACTTGGCATGCCGCGTGATCACGTACATCGACAGTGTGCCAGGGACGGTAGCCATGCACCGCGGGATTGCACTCACCCAGTAACATCAGTTCGATCAGGTGTTGCCAGGGCCCCGTGTTTTTTTGGTGCTGTGACTGTATCGGACCCACGTTATCACCCGGGCAGCAGCTGATGGCATCCCACCTGCCGTTCTTTTCAGCCGCCTCGGCAAATGCCCGTTCCGCCTGCACCTTGCCGATGGAGTAACCTGAACGTCGAGGATTGTAATCATCGGGGTAGCGGTCCTCGTAAATGACCGGGCGGTTAACCATCTCAGAAATATTA
Proteins encoded:
- a CDS encoding NAD-dependent epimerase/dehydratase family protein, which encodes MPAIPKGGTVAVTGAAGFIGGWVVRTLLDKGYRVRACVRDVDDATKADFLKAMPGYVTGRLTLHSANLDDAGCFDGIFKGCHGVAHVSHISNYGDQDYVKMVCDHIAESVNNAETVSRVIVTSSVAAVVSESNISEMVNRPVIYEDRYPDDYNPRRSGYSIGKVQAERAFAEAAEKNGRWDAISCCPGDNVGPIQSQHQKNTGPWQHLIELMLLGECNPAVHGYRPWHTVDVRDHAACQVGLLESVFVKNGERYIAYSTDRIDIEDVCRSIDRLLPELGYATPELTEDLDEEALRRSSERRAVYWGTDLRNDRIRSVVPITFRSLDDSIRDCVESLLTVGKVNPVLRPG